Proteins encoded together in one Leptospira bourretii window:
- a CDS encoding NAD(P)H-binding protein — translation MKPKTLIIGSSGKTGSRILSKLKQAGYPVQLGSRKAEPSFDWENPENWEETLQGIDQVYISFQPDLAVPSSLKAIQSLVQVCQKNKVKRLVLLSGRGEPEAKVCEQVVQNSGLEWTILRSSWFLQNFSEGMFLEPILEGKVLFPKVAAKEPFVDLDDLSELAFASLVTDKHKNKLYELTGPELVSFKDVFNTIAEVTNQSIEFEELPLDDYLLTLKEFGLPEDVLWLIDYLFRTVLDGRNESVVSDLELALGRKPKDFQTYAKETAKSGIWKMPERVS, via the coding sequence ATGAAACCAAAAACACTTATCATTGGATCCAGTGGAAAAACTGGATCACGAATTCTATCAAAACTCAAACAAGCGGGTTATCCAGTTCAATTGGGATCAAGAAAGGCGGAACCATCCTTTGATTGGGAAAATCCAGAAAATTGGGAAGAGACACTCCAAGGAATCGATCAAGTTTACATTAGTTTCCAACCAGATTTGGCAGTGCCATCTTCTTTGAAGGCGATCCAATCCTTGGTGCAAGTTTGTCAAAAAAACAAAGTGAAACGTCTTGTTTTGTTATCAGGTAGAGGAGAACCTGAAGCAAAAGTTTGCGAACAAGTGGTACAAAACTCAGGTTTAGAATGGACCATCCTTCGGTCGAGTTGGTTCTTACAAAATTTTAGCGAAGGGATGTTTCTTGAACCAATTTTGGAAGGTAAAGTTTTATTTCCTAAGGTAGCAGCCAAAGAACCATTTGTGGATTTGGATGATCTTAGTGAACTTGCCTTTGCCTCTCTTGTCACAGACAAACATAAAAATAAACTGTATGAGCTGACAGGTCCAGAACTAGTTAGTTTTAAAGATGTTTTCAATACAATAGCAGAAGTCACAAACCAATCGATAGAATTCGAAGAACTTCCGTTAGATGATTATTTGTTAACTTTAAAGGAATTTGGGCTTCCAGAAGATGTTTTATGGTTAATCGATTATTTGTTTCGCACCGTCCTTGATGGAAGGAATGAATCAGTCGTAAGCGATTTGGAGCTGGCACTAGGCAGAAAACCAAAAGATTTTCAAACCTATGCCAAAGAAACTGCCAAATCAGGAATTTGGAAAATGCCAGAAAGAGTCAGTTAA